The Lysinibacter cavernae genome has a window encoding:
- a CDS encoding ABC transporter substrate-binding protein, giving the protein MNAIKKRSTPWWVTSVSVIASVGLLTSCASGGDAEGKTDVVFAVKDDPVCLDPQQVTITTALNIGRQVVDSLLDQDAETGELVPWLAETWKTNDDLTSFTFTLRDDVTFSDDTKLTADVVKANFDALNALGADASLASQYLAGYESTEVVDDSTVTVNFSQPNAQFLQGSSTITLGLVGEATTKLSAEDRCQTVVGSGPFTVDSYVPNDSAVLAKREGYDWASKLRNHTGEALVETITFAITPENSVRTGGLQSGEFDIIQDLPAADEERFGTDDYTIYARANPGVPTSLIPNTERPIVADEAVRKAILQGTDRTEINDLTGSSLVEPASSALSSATPGYVSQADKMKYNEDAAAKTLEDAGWTLGSDGIREKDGQKLSVSVTAFYGQDVLEAAQIQLKKIGVDLKLNIVTAGDFFGVVASKDYDFLSASLTRTDPDVLRVLFSPESSAAWGIVDDAALESMLQEQARTADETARNAIIADIQSSLIEHAYLVPLLEVAQVHASTANVKGLEFDSSSRLVMYDVAVDAK; this is encoded by the coding sequence ATGAACGCGATCAAGAAACGCTCAACGCCGTGGTGGGTCACCTCCGTCAGCGTTATTGCCTCTGTAGGGCTTCTCACCTCGTGTGCCAGCGGCGGCGACGCCGAAGGCAAAACCGACGTCGTCTTCGCAGTGAAGGATGACCCGGTATGTCTCGACCCTCAGCAGGTCACGATCACAACCGCGCTGAACATCGGTCGCCAGGTTGTTGACTCGCTGCTCGACCAGGATGCCGAGACCGGCGAACTGGTTCCATGGCTCGCAGAGACCTGGAAGACCAACGACGACCTCACCAGCTTTACGTTCACGCTCCGCGACGACGTGACGTTCAGCGACGACACCAAGCTCACCGCCGACGTGGTCAAAGCCAACTTCGACGCGCTCAACGCGCTTGGTGCCGACGCCTCGCTGGCCTCGCAGTACCTCGCGGGATACGAGAGCACCGAGGTTGTTGACGACTCGACCGTTACGGTCAACTTCTCGCAGCCAAACGCGCAGTTCTTGCAGGGCAGCAGCACGATCACGCTCGGACTCGTTGGCGAAGCCACGACCAAGCTTTCTGCTGAGGACCGCTGCCAGACGGTTGTTGGTTCCGGACCGTTCACGGTCGACTCCTACGTGCCAAACGACTCGGCAGTGCTTGCCAAGCGTGAGGGCTACGACTGGGCTTCGAAGCTCCGCAACCACACGGGCGAGGCGCTCGTTGAGACCATCACGTTTGCGATCACGCCTGAGAACAGCGTTCGCACGGGTGGGCTGCAGTCGGGTGAGTTCGACATCATCCAGGACCTCCCCGCCGCTGACGAAGAGCGCTTTGGGACCGACGACTACACCATCTACGCACGCGCGAACCCTGGTGTACCAACGTCGCTCATCCCAAACACCGAGCGCCCCATCGTTGCCGACGAGGCCGTGCGAAAGGCCATCCTCCAGGGAACCGACCGCACCGAAATCAACGACCTCACCGGCTCGTCGCTCGTGGAGCCCGCCTCAAGCGCGCTCAGCTCGGCGACGCCAGGCTACGTCAGCCAGGCCGACAAGATGAAGTACAACGAGGATGCCGCGGCAAAGACCCTCGAAGACGCCGGCTGGACCCTCGGTTCTGACGGCATCCGCGAGAAGGACGGGCAGAAGCTCAGTGTCAGCGTTACCGCGTTCTACGGCCAGGACGTGCTCGAAGCCGCCCAGATCCAGCTCAAGAAGATCGGCGTTGACCTCAAGCTCAACATCGTGACGGCTGGCGACTTCTTCGGCGTAGTTGCGTCGAAGGACTACGACTTCCTGAGCGCGTCGCTGACCCGCACCGACCCTGACGTGCTCCGCGTGCTGTTCTCGCCTGAGTCGAGCGCGGCCTGGGGCATCGTGGATGACGCGGCCCTCGAATCGATGCTGCAGGAGCAGGCCCGCACGGCTGACGAGACGGCACGCAACGCCATCATCGCTGACATCCAGTCGTCGCTCATCGAGCACGCCTACCTTGTTCCGCTGCTTGAGGTTGCCCAGGTGCACGCCTCAACGGCTAATGTAAAAGGCCTTGAGTTTGACTCGTCGTCACGCCTCGTCATGTACGACGTTGCGGTAGACGCCAAGTAA
- a CDS encoding ABC transporter permease has translation MARINVWVFYLLPKLGQFLFVILATYTLTFVLIHFLPGDPLVAALASKSGDSAVLDPAVLDAQRVKYGLDGSLWEQYFGHLLALFRGDLGISISTGVSVTDMIARALPHSAQIASLALVIGVIGAVIITFLAFAAPWPWLRNLLMQIPPFGVAIPAFLSGILLITIFSFGLDWLPSSGVRSPGSQILPAITLALPVGAIFFQVFSSAVFDAMSSSYVFTAEAKGVPPRSIFIKHLLRNALLPSVTILGLLIGYLAGGTAVVETVFSRDGIGRMTVNAVLARDINVIQGVVLVVGATYAIVNLLVDIAYGVIDPRTRPAAAKPSRKAQEVGA, from the coding sequence ATGGCTCGTATCAACGTGTGGGTTTTTTACCTGCTGCCAAAGCTTGGCCAGTTTCTGTTTGTGATTCTGGCGACGTACACGCTCACGTTTGTACTCATCCACTTCCTCCCCGGCGACCCCCTCGTCGCCGCCCTTGCGAGCAAGAGCGGCGACTCGGCGGTGCTTGACCCCGCGGTGCTTGACGCGCAGCGGGTGAAATATGGCCTCGACGGCTCTCTCTGGGAGCAGTACTTTGGCCACCTCCTCGCGCTGTTCCGCGGTGACCTCGGCATCTCCATCTCTACCGGAGTGTCCGTCACCGACATGATCGCGCGGGCCCTCCCGCACAGCGCCCAGATCGCTTCGCTTGCGCTCGTGATCGGAGTGATCGGCGCCGTCATCATCACGTTCCTTGCGTTCGCGGCACCGTGGCCATGGTTGCGAAACCTGCTCATGCAGATCCCGCCATTTGGCGTTGCCATTCCGGCGTTCCTGAGCGGTATCCTGCTCATCACGATTTTCTCCTTTGGCCTCGACTGGCTGCCCTCATCCGGTGTCCGCTCGCCAGGCAGCCAAATCCTGCCGGCCATCACGCTCGCGCTCCCCGTTGGCGCCATCTTCTTCCAGGTCTTCTCGTCGGCGGTCTTCGACGCCATGAGCAGTTCCTACGTCTTCACCGCCGAGGCCAAAGGCGTGCCTCCTCGTTCGATCTTCATCAAGCACCTGCTGCGGAACGCGCTGCTCCCATCCGTGACAATCCTTGGCCTGCTGATCGGTTATCTCGCCGGCGGTACCGCCGTGGTCGAGACCGTGTTTTCGCGCGACGGCATCGGGCGGATGACGGTCAACGCGGTGCTCGCGCGTGACATCAACGTGATCCAGGGTGTTGTGCTTGTTGTTGGCGCAACCTATGCCATCGTCAACCTGCTCGTGGACATCGCCTACGGCGTCATCGATCCACGCACCCGCCCCGCTGCGGCCAAACCGTCGCGCAAGGCTCAGGAGGTTGGCGCATGA
- a CDS encoding ABC transporter permease: protein MRQLRKPGFIVSLVVIAVVLVAAFWPSLLATNDPYQSVPSNPLAPPSWEHLFGTDNLGRDVYSRVIYGTALSLSAAALAVVVGVVVGAIIGLISGFVGGRLDFVIMRFVDVLIAIPGILLALIVVASLGFGPWSLALGVGLGAAGSFARIMRSQVLHIRHEEYVEAARTLGARGPAILFSHVLPNAARPVIAMAALELGTAILSVSALTFLGFGAPPPAPEWGALVSAGRDFLATNPWLSLIPGAVILVVVLSVNRVARTIGDKS, encoded by the coding sequence ATGAGGCAGCTTCGCAAACCAGGATTCATCGTCAGCCTGGTCGTTATCGCCGTTGTGTTGGTTGCGGCCTTCTGGCCGTCGCTGCTCGCAACGAACGACCCGTACCAATCGGTGCCGAGTAATCCGCTGGCGCCGCCGAGCTGGGAACACCTGTTTGGTACGGATAACCTCGGGCGAGACGTGTACTCGCGCGTCATCTACGGAACCGCGCTGTCGTTGTCGGCCGCTGCCCTCGCCGTTGTTGTTGGCGTGGTCGTCGGAGCGATTATTGGCCTGATCTCTGGCTTCGTCGGCGGCCGGCTCGACTTTGTCATCATGCGTTTTGTGGATGTGCTCATCGCCATCCCCGGAATCCTCCTCGCCCTCATCGTGGTTGCGAGCCTCGGCTTTGGCCCGTGGTCGCTTGCCCTCGGTGTTGGGCTTGGCGCCGCCGGAAGCTTTGCTCGCATCATGCGGTCGCAGGTGCTCCATATCCGGCACGAAGAATACGTCGAGGCCGCGCGAACCCTGGGGGCGCGCGGCCCCGCAATCTTGTTCAGCCACGTGCTGCCCAACGCGGCCCGACCGGTGATCGCTATGGCGGCGCTGGAACTTGGCACCGCCATCCTCTCGGTCTCTGCCCTCACCTTCCTTGGTTTTGGTGCCCCGCCGCCAGCGCCGGAGTGGGGTGCGCTGGTTTCGGCCGGCCGCGACTTCCTCGCGACAAACCCGTGGCTCAGCCTGATTCCCGGTGCCGTGATTTTGGTTGTGGTGCTGTCGGTAAACCGTGTTGCTCGAACGATTGGCGACAAATCATGA